The Antarcticibacterium sp. 1MA-6-2 genome has a window encoding:
- a CDS encoding PAS domain-containing protein, whose protein sequence is MTEYQEIFKTLPFPALLLGCRENVFIVKDVSKKFCDLSGKKADEIIGKSYPWEISAFPKSHFYLAKRLKSIETAFATGKAHHIDCLQHDLNTAEREGRKESYWQIQNIPLKDNYGRVLYILNIAIERTPEILVEREKNEFRKKLHSQQEEQKHFIENNPDGLYSLDTKGNFLSLNNGLANIAELPREEMLHMNFLPFCTAHHRELTLNNFQKVLKGEEQEFEAEFITARKNIVVLRVSMIPMKINGKISGLYGIAKDITNLRSAEEELVSLERVYKALVQEGSDLTTILNLDGTFKYVSDSSVSVLGISPESFIGKNAFDFIHPEDKDRVLNKFSLLVNDEQVRVEAFRFQDKEGNWRWLESTATNFCEDPHVNGIVVNSKEVTELVERNGEIKQLFERYRLAVTATEDLVYDWDLRNDEVVRLHKGTVKPFGYSPGEVEKKEFWKENVHPQEIDKVKNQIERAMETPDRDQVKTKYRFKRANGTYANIIDRAHIVRNEKGEAIRLIGATSDISDIVENQKELKAANRRFSFVMQATKEIIWDWDLIKKQIKRSGSFKKLFGYSTPRETSVEEFWCQKIVERDRNRVINSIKTALDNPEIKKWEEEYCFIKRNGEEAYIVDRGYILRDPSGKAIRMVGAALDVSESKRMVKEIQKQNKVLQEVAWEQAHIVRAPLARLKGLLGLLEMESYEEWSREELLKLINDSATELDEVIRNIIKRTEENERKAG, encoded by the coding sequence ATGACGGAATATCAGGAAATTTTCAAGACTCTCCCTTTCCCTGCTTTACTGCTTGGCTGCCGTGAGAATGTTTTTATAGTCAAAGATGTTAGCAAAAAGTTTTGCGATCTGTCGGGAAAAAAAGCTGATGAAATTATTGGAAAGAGCTATCCGTGGGAAATTTCTGCTTTCCCGAAATCACATTTTTATTTAGCGAAAAGACTCAAGTCAATTGAAACTGCGTTTGCCACAGGGAAAGCTCACCATATTGACTGCTTGCAACACGACCTTAATACCGCAGAAAGGGAAGGGAGGAAGGAAAGTTATTGGCAAATTCAAAATATACCTTTAAAAGACAATTATGGTAGGGTATTATATATCCTGAATATTGCTATAGAGCGTACTCCCGAAATTTTAGTTGAGAGGGAAAAAAATGAATTTAGAAAGAAATTACATAGTCAGCAGGAAGAACAGAAGCATTTTATAGAAAATAATCCTGATGGTCTATATTCGTTGGATACAAAAGGAAATTTTTTGAGCTTAAACAATGGCCTGGCAAATATTGCCGAATTACCAAGGGAAGAAATGCTGCATATGAATTTTCTTCCTTTTTGCACTGCTCACCACCGGGAACTAACCTTAAATAATTTTCAAAAAGTACTAAAGGGGGAAGAGCAGGAGTTTGAGGCTGAATTTATAACGGCAAGGAAAAATATCGTTGTGTTGCGGGTAAGTATGATTCCCATGAAGATAAACGGAAAGATTTCGGGCTTATACGGTATTGCAAAAGACATAACCAACTTAAGATCGGCCGAAGAGGAATTAGTCTCTCTGGAAAGGGTTTACAAAGCGTTGGTACAGGAAGGATCTGATCTTACAACTATTTTAAATCTTGACGGGACGTTTAAATATGTAAGCGACTCCAGCGTTTCTGTTTTAGGAATTTCTCCTGAAAGTTTTATAGGTAAAAACGCTTTTGATTTTATACATCCTGAAGATAAAGACCGCGTCCTTAATAAATTCTCCCTACTGGTCAATGATGAACAGGTGCGGGTTGAAGCATTTAGATTTCAGGATAAGGAAGGAAACTGGAGGTGGCTGGAATCTACAGCCACTAATTTTTGTGAAGATCCTCATGTCAACGGAATCGTAGTAAATTCAAAAGAAGTTACCGAGCTTGTAGAGAGAAACGGGGAAATAAAACAATTGTTCGAAAGATACCGTTTAGCTGTAACAGCTACGGAGGACCTGGTATACGATTGGGACCTGAGGAATGATGAGGTGGTGAGGTTACATAAAGGTACTGTGAAACCATTTGGGTATAGTCCCGGGGAGGTGGAAAAAAAGGAATTCTGGAAAGAAAATGTTCATCCACAGGAAATTGATAAGGTAAAAAATCAAATAGAGCGTGCGATGGAGACTCCAGATCGTGATCAGGTAAAGACTAAATACCGCTTTAAAAGAGCTAACGGTACCTATGCAAATATTATCGACAGGGCGCATATTGTTAGAAATGAAAAAGGTGAAGCAATAAGATTAATAGGAGCTACAAGTGATATTTCAGATATAGTTGAAAATCAAAAGGAATTAAAAGCAGCTAACCGTCGATTTAGCTTCGTCATGCAGGCTACGAAAGAAATTATTTGGGACTGGGATTTAATTAAAAAACAAATTAAAAGAAGCGGTTCTTTTAAAAAGCTATTTGGTTATAGTACACCAAGAGAAACTTCTGTAGAAGAATTTTGGTGTCAAAAAATAGTTGAAAGAGATAGAAACCGTGTTATTAATTCCATTAAAACAGCTCTTGATAATCCTGAAATAAAAAAGTGGGAAGAAGAATATTGTTTTATAAAGAGAAATGGGGAAGAAGCTTATATAGTAGATCGAGGCTACATTTTAAGAGATCCATCAGGTAAGGCCATACGAATGGTAGGGGCTGCATTGGATGTCTCAGAATCGAAGAGGATGGTGAAAGAGATTCAGAAACAAAACAAAGTACTACAGGAGGTGGCCTGGGAACAGGCACATATCGTTAGGGCTCCTCTTGCAAGACTAAAAGGACTTCTGGGATTACTGGAAATGGAATCTTATGAAGAATGGAGCAGAGAAGAACTTTTAAAGTTGATTAATGATTCAGCAACAGAGCTGGATGAAGTAATAAGAAATATAATAAAAAGGACAGAAGAGAATGAAAGAAAAGCGGGATGA